Proteins co-encoded in one Papaver somniferum cultivar HN1 chromosome 5, ASM357369v1, whole genome shotgun sequence genomic window:
- the LOC113282621 gene encoding plastid-lipid-associated protein 6, chloroplastic-like, which produces MANSLLQSSVLLSKFSSSSPSSTSSSSCSLPCISNIPSKSTVQRKRSVVLRAASIEKALNDLPADVDKVIDGVEKALTPTSEIKVKLLSIVAGLNKGLAANAEDMEKADAAAKELEAAGGTVDISEDQEKLQGRWKLVYSSGFSSRTLGGSRPGPPIGRLLPITLGQVFQRIDVFSKDFDNIVELQLGAPWPLPPIEATATLEHKFELTGSNKLKIVFERTTVKTTGNLAQLPLLEVPRIPDAFRPSSRTGSGEFEITYLDADTRITRGDRGELRVFVKA; this is translated from the exons ATGGCTAATTCACTATTACAATCTTCGGTTCTTCTCTCCAAATTCtcttcatcatcaccatcttcaacatcttcttcttcttgttctcttcCATGTATTAGCAACATACCCTCAAAATCAACAGTTCAGAGAAAGAGAAGTGTGGTTCTTAGAGCAGCAAGTATCGAAAAGGCTCTAAATGATTTGCCAGCAGATGTTGATAAAGTAATTGACGGTGTTGAAAAGGCACTTACACCTACCTCTGAAATTAAGGTCAAATTGCTG AGTATCGTTGCAGGACTGAATAAAGGACTTGCTGCGAATGCAGAAGATATGGAAAAGGCAGATGCTGCTGCCAAGGAACTCGAAGCTGCGGGAGGAACTGTTGACAtctcagaagaccaagagaaattgCAAGGGAGATGGAAATTGGTATACAGCAGTGGATTCTCATCGCGTACTCTTGGTGGGAGCCGTCCAGGGCCTCCCATTGGAAGGCTACTACCAATAACACTTGGCCAG GTTTTCCAAAGAATTGATGTCTTCAGCAAAGATTTTGATAACATAGTGGAGCTTCAATTGGGTGCTCCTTGGCCGCTTCCACCAATAGAAGCTACAGCCACATTGGAACACAAGTTTGAACTCACAG GATCTAACAAGTTGAAAATAGTATTCGAAAGAACGACGGTGAAGACTACTGGGAACTTAGCACAGCTTCCACTACTCGAGGTGCCTCGAATTCCAGATGCATTTAGGCCTTCATCCAGAACAGGAAGTGGTGAATTTGAAATTACATATCTGGATGCTGATACTCGTATCACAAGGGGAGATAGAGGTGAGCTGAGGGTGTTCGTAAAGGCATAA
- the LOC113282619 gene encoding serine--tRNA ligase, chloroplastic/mitochondrial-like isoform X1, whose amino-acid sequence MAFSYRGATLRTLKFSSCSSILRPLLSPPSKTLTLHSLDHHMAKTHKFPPFLTRAVSVPAEKETAKPYQWKATIDFKWIRDNKDAVGSNIKSRNSVADLDLVLDLYERSLDLQKEVQRLRGERNVVANKMKGKLQPLERQELIEEGKILKEGLLTLEEDLLKLTEKLQKEAQCIPNMAHPEVPVGGEDCSGLRKTVGSPRQFDFPVKDHVQLGKELDLFDFDAASEVSGSKFYYLKNEAVMLEMGLTNWAIAETMKRGFTPLTTPEIVRSSLVEKCGFQPRGSNTQVYSIQDSDQCLIGTAEIPVGGIHMDSILADSQLPLKYVAYSHCFRTEAGAAGSATRGLYRVHQFTKVEMFILCRPEDSDSFHQELIEIEEDLFSSLGLHFKTLDMATGDLGAPAYRKFDVEAWMPGLGRYGEISSASNCTDYQSRRLGIRFRPSTEQTSSNSKKGKANAGTTQFVHTLNATACAVPRMIVCLLENFQQADGSIVIPEPLRPFMGGLDQIRHKGQ is encoded by the exons ATGGCTTTCTCGTATAGAGGTGCAACACTTAGAACCCTAAAATTTTCGTCATGTTCTTCAATTTTAAGACCTCTACTATCTCCAccctccaaaaccctaactttacatTCTCTTGATCATCACATGGCCAAAACTCATAAATTCCCTCCTTTTCTTACTAGAGCAGTTTCAGTTCCAGCGGAGAAAGAAACTGCCAAACCTTATCAATGGAAAGCTACAATTGATTTCAAATGGATTCGTGATAATAAAGATGCAGTTGGTTCCAACATTAAGAGTCGAAATTCGGTTGCTGATTTGGACCTTGTTCTTGATTTGTACGAGAGATCACTCGATCTTCAAAAG GAAGTTCAACGGCTCCGAGGGGAAAGAAATGTTGTTGCTAATAAAATGAAAGGGAAATTACAACCATTGGAACGCCAGGAActcattgaagaaggaaaaattctcAAGGAAGGACTTTTGACATTAGAAGAAGATCTTCTTAAACTTACAGAGAAGCTTCAGAAGGAAGCACAATGTATACCAAATATGGCACATCCAGAAGTTCCTGTAGGAGGAGAAGATTGTTCCGGACTAAGAAAAACGGTTGGTAGTCCACGCCAGTTTGACTTTCCTGTTAAAGATCATGTACAGCTTGGGAAAGAGCTAGATTTGTTTGATTTTGACGCAGCCTCTGAGGTCAGCGGGTCAAAATTTTATTATCTAAAGAATGAGGCAGTAATGCTGGAGATGGGTCTGACAAACTGGGCAATTGCTGAAACCATGAAAAGGGGTTTTACACCTCTAACTACCCCAGAGATTGTACGCTCGTCTCTTGTCGAAAAATGTGGCTTCCAACCTCGTGGATCAAATACGCAGGTTTATTCTATTCAGGACAGTGATCAATGCCTTATTGGAACTGCAGAGATTCCAGTTGGAGGTATTCATATGGATTCCATTCTTGCTGATTCTCAGTTACCCTTAAAATATGTTGCCTACTCACATTGCTTCCGTACTGAGGCTGGTGCTGCTGGTTCTGCCACAAGGGGTCTTTATCGGGTTCATCAATTCACCAAGGTAGAGATGTTCATCTTGTGCCGACCAGAGGATAGTGATTCCTTTCACCAAGAGCTTATTGAAATTGAGGAGGACCTTTTCTCGTCACTTGGACTTCATTTCAAGACTTTGGATATGGCAACAGGGGACTTGGGCGCACCTGCCTATCGCAAATTTGATGTTGAGGCGTGGATGCCAGGTCTAGGACGCTATGGAGAGATTTCGAGTGCGTCCAACTGTACAGACTATCAAAGCCGGCGTTTGGGTATTCGATTTCGACCTTCAACAGAACAAACCTCATCAAATTCTAAGAAGGGGAAGGCTAATGCAGGCACAACCCAATTTGTGCACACACTTAATGCTACAGCATGTGCAGTTCCAAGGATGATAGTATGTTTATTAGAAAATTTCCAGCAAGCAGATGGCTCTATAGTGATTCCTGAACCATTAAGACCTTTCATGGGTGGGCTCGACCAAATCAGACACAAAGGACAATGA
- the LOC113282619 gene encoding serine--tRNA ligase, chloroplastic/mitochondrial-like isoform X2 translates to MKGKLQPLERQELIEEGKILKEGLLTLEEDLLKLTEKLQKEAQCIPNMAHPEVPVGGEDCSGLRKTVGSPRQFDFPVKDHVQLGKELDLFDFDAASEVSGSKFYYLKNEAVMLEMGLTNWAIAETMKRGFTPLTTPEIVRSSLVEKCGFQPRGSNTQVYSIQDSDQCLIGTAEIPVGGIHMDSILADSQLPLKYVAYSHCFRTEAGAAGSATRGLYRVHQFTKVEMFILCRPEDSDSFHQELIEIEEDLFSSLGLHFKTLDMATGDLGAPAYRKFDVEAWMPGLGRYGEISSASNCTDYQSRRLGIRFRPSTEQTSSNSKKGKANAGTTQFVHTLNATACAVPRMIVCLLENFQQADGSIVIPEPLRPFMGGLDQIRHKGQ, encoded by the coding sequence ATGAAAGGGAAATTACAACCATTGGAACGCCAGGAActcattgaagaaggaaaaattctcAAGGAAGGACTTTTGACATTAGAAGAAGATCTTCTTAAACTTACAGAGAAGCTTCAGAAGGAAGCACAATGTATACCAAATATGGCACATCCAGAAGTTCCTGTAGGAGGAGAAGATTGTTCCGGACTAAGAAAAACGGTTGGTAGTCCACGCCAGTTTGACTTTCCTGTTAAAGATCATGTACAGCTTGGGAAAGAGCTAGATTTGTTTGATTTTGACGCAGCCTCTGAGGTCAGCGGGTCAAAATTTTATTATCTAAAGAATGAGGCAGTAATGCTGGAGATGGGTCTGACAAACTGGGCAATTGCTGAAACCATGAAAAGGGGTTTTACACCTCTAACTACCCCAGAGATTGTACGCTCGTCTCTTGTCGAAAAATGTGGCTTCCAACCTCGTGGATCAAATACGCAGGTTTATTCTATTCAGGACAGTGATCAATGCCTTATTGGAACTGCAGAGATTCCAGTTGGAGGTATTCATATGGATTCCATTCTTGCTGATTCTCAGTTACCCTTAAAATATGTTGCCTACTCACATTGCTTCCGTACTGAGGCTGGTGCTGCTGGTTCTGCCACAAGGGGTCTTTATCGGGTTCATCAATTCACCAAGGTAGAGATGTTCATCTTGTGCCGACCAGAGGATAGTGATTCCTTTCACCAAGAGCTTATTGAAATTGAGGAGGACCTTTTCTCGTCACTTGGACTTCATTTCAAGACTTTGGATATGGCAACAGGGGACTTGGGCGCACCTGCCTATCGCAAATTTGATGTTGAGGCGTGGATGCCAGGTCTAGGACGCTATGGAGAGATTTCGAGTGCGTCCAACTGTACAGACTATCAAAGCCGGCGTTTGGGTATTCGATTTCGACCTTCAACAGAACAAACCTCATCAAATTCTAAGAAGGGGAAGGCTAATGCAGGCACAACCCAATTTGTGCACACACTTAATGCTACAGCATGTGCAGTTCCAAGGATGATAGTATGTTTATTAGAAAATTTCCAGCAAGCAGATGGCTCTATAGTGATTCCTGAACCATTAAGACCTTTCATGGGTGGGCTCGACCAAATCAGACACAAAGGACAATGA